The Streptomyces sp. NBC_00344 genome includes a window with the following:
- a CDS encoding non-ribosomal peptide synthetase, protein MNGLSSVQQELLRQRLAGRAEHRTAPDRITPCAGTSGLPVSFGQERLVFMDQLEGPGPAYTVPVAWRLTGQLDRDRLTAAFDALVARHETLRTRFTVVEGVVRQDIDPHWAGIDWRDAGTPDETARAVRAAAREPFDLAAGPVLRVTVWRLGAAEHVVLLAMHHIATDGWSMGILVRDLEALYAGQTLPELPIRYADFAAWQRREPAGSRQAGELDHWRKRLAGLPPLELPTDGSRPGRRDTSGAICEFRLEPELVAALERLGRERGATLFMTLLAAFEVLMGRWSGQSDFGVGTPVAGRSRPEVEHLIGFFVNTVVLRADLAGDPSFADLLGRVRDDALGAYEHQDVPFERVVDEVSPDRELDRTPLFQSMFSLDDDADDRPVRLGDVTGSRYELDLDAVKFDLLLQTARRPDGVAAAFFHRADMWHPGTVRRWADQYVRLLEQAVAHPDIPLSGLDLLPGTEQRRLAEWAAPVRSYDCPDRLEERFSRQAAARPDAVAVVAGGDRLDYATLNRRANQLAHRLRAAGVGPETRVGLCVNRDADLAVGVLGILKAGGAYLPLDPEHPRERLEYVLADAGVDLVVVSPGPTERIPVDASRQLPLDDASLAGQPTYDPAPSGDADALAYIIYTSGSTGRPKGVCIPHRQVIRLLDSCEDALDLPPAGVWSLFHSYAFDFSVWELWGALSRGGSVVIVDKATARDPDRFAALLAAERVSVLSQTPGAFRNLRAALGERRPADLGVRTVVLGGEKLDLPELDGWLDGPGAGVQLVNMYGITETTVHVTHHTVTSADLISGATSPIGRALGDVTIHVLDRHLRPVPAGVIGEMYVGGAGAARGYLGRPGLTADRFVPDPFDHRPGARLYRTGDRARHLPDGSLEYRGRADDQVKIRGHRIELGEVEAALLRHPAVQQAAVVARGARSGEYRLHAYLVVDGGPARDELRRWLIGRLPEPMVPASFTVLAALPLTANGKVDRKALPTADGAELDTARRHVPPTTPTEQVLAEVWCTALGVRQVGLTDRFFDLGGDSILALRVVGLAERHGVGVALRDVFAHQELGELARAVDESSGPDGAVAPAGPVEPFVMVAPGDKDRLPAGLEDAYPLTRMQQGMLYELLADAGKGAYHNVTSFRIQEPAGFDAEAMQRAADAVVRRYEILRTGFDWSHYDEPLQLVYPQADLPVGVDDLRGSDETGQADRVRGYLRAEAGRWFELSAAPLIRLHVHVLNDAEYRLTITDCHAVLDGWSLTSLIAELVDRHRTGAPDPEEPPVPRFAEYVALEQDAVADPAARAFWDTMVENFPPVRLPRPAGAAGADTSTCEALRSYGHLCAGIDALAARAGVPRKSVLFTAYYRLIGQLANSDAYSTGMATNGRPEQAGSEAMRGVFLNVVPFGVRSAATNWLDLLRDVFAAERDVIPHRRFPLAELQRGRWAGEVLVDTAFNYVHFHGLDNEHKQEIEEIARTNFGLMVTTGPTGVSFEADAGRMSQDEVERLADTFCALLTDMVATPEGRPGIPAETAGPSAVESADPARDDRSVVAVFEDQVAVHPDRVALATADGSLTYAEVNARANRVAHHLRRHGAGPERTVGLCAERSADLVVGMLGILKSGAAYLPLDPRDPGRRLGGLVEGTGTDLVLAQPIWLPSVPARVGTVVILAEETFTGEPTVNPDRRPDAENLACVLHTSGSTGRPKGIALPHRAVVDTLVEQPELHLDAAATVLHLSSFNWDAAIYEIFGPLLHGGACVLYPAEPVTPAGIVATVRRHGITAVFLTTTLFNLVVEECLEDLGGLRQIILGGEAASPTHVRELNARWPDMNVLNGYGPVECTFIVTCHQVHTVPADAVSIPIGRPLARTTALILDEAQCPVPVGVSGEIHLGGHSLARGYLGRPGLTAERFVPAPDGRRLYRTGDRGRRRADGSLEFGGRLDGQVKIRGRRIELGEIEAVLSSRPDVASAAVLAHTDGPGDARLIAYPVPATGATAPTAAELRRWLRDRLPAYLVPTAFVPVAQLPVTANGKLDRAALPVPDRLVEPERRYVAPRTGTEKQLAELWAQTLRLDRVGLHDDFFDLGGNSLAIVRVAARACDLGLPVGVADILEHPTVASLAAAVTNREPARAGDALRREGDVLVVLRDGTERPLYCVHPSGGSVAWYLPLAKALPPGRPVIGLQARGMDGGVDATSMRGLAEDYVRQLRDHQPKGPYALLGWSMGGNIAQEMAIQLTELGEQVDTLLLLEPAVPDEAGMFAVTEALDLLDRAVAMREAIRELSPGSPARLSQERELVATLRAAGVSEAEADLGSDWPVAMWTALLRAAATYRPEVYEGPAHLMVTAEAAHAGPDRQSVVAGANYPAYERRCRELFPDVTVHHLPGTHRSMVTDPEVAAVAAVAAELMEHTT, encoded by the coding sequence GTGAACGGCCTCTCATCCGTGCAACAGGAACTGCTCCGCCAGCGGTTGGCCGGACGCGCCGAGCACCGCACGGCCCCGGACCGGATCACCCCGTGTGCCGGCACCAGCGGCCTGCCGGTGTCGTTCGGACAGGAGCGCCTGGTGTTCATGGACCAGCTGGAGGGGCCAGGACCGGCCTACACCGTCCCGGTCGCCTGGCGGCTGACCGGACAGCTGGACCGCGACCGGCTGACCGCCGCGTTCGACGCCCTGGTCGCCCGGCACGAGACGCTGCGCACCCGTTTCACCGTCGTCGAGGGCGTGGTCCGCCAGGACATCGACCCGCACTGGGCCGGTATCGACTGGCGCGACGCCGGCACTCCCGATGAGACCGCCCGCGCGGTGCGGGCCGCGGCCCGCGAACCCTTCGACCTGGCCGCCGGGCCAGTGCTCCGGGTGACGGTCTGGCGGCTGGGCGCCGCCGAGCACGTCGTGCTGCTGGCCATGCACCACATCGCCACCGACGGCTGGTCGATGGGAATCCTGGTCCGCGACCTGGAGGCCTTGTACGCCGGGCAGACCCTGCCGGAACTGCCCATCCGCTATGCCGACTTCGCGGCGTGGCAGCGCCGGGAACCCGCCGGGAGCAGGCAGGCCGGGGAACTGGACCACTGGCGGAAGCGCCTGGCGGGTCTGCCGCCTCTGGAGCTGCCCACCGACGGGTCCCGTCCGGGCAGGCGCGACACCTCCGGCGCCATTTGCGAGTTCAGGCTGGAGCCCGAGCTGGTCGCAGCCCTGGAGCGACTCGGACGCGAGCGCGGCGCCACGCTGTTCATGACGCTGCTGGCCGCGTTCGAGGTTCTGATGGGCCGGTGGAGCGGACAGAGTGACTTCGGCGTCGGTACCCCGGTCGCCGGGCGGAGCCGCCCCGAGGTGGAGCACCTCATCGGGTTCTTCGTCAACACGGTGGTCCTGCGGGCCGATCTGGCCGGCGACCCGTCCTTCGCCGATCTCCTCGGCCGGGTCCGCGACGACGCCCTAGGAGCCTACGAGCACCAGGACGTCCCCTTCGAACGGGTCGTCGACGAGGTGAGCCCCGACCGGGAGCTCGACCGCACCCCGCTGTTCCAGAGCATGTTCAGCCTGGACGACGACGCCGACGACCGGCCCGTCCGCCTCGGAGATGTGACCGGATCGCGATACGAACTCGACCTGGACGCAGTCAAGTTCGATCTGCTGCTGCAGACCGCCCGGCGCCCCGACGGGGTGGCCGCCGCGTTCTTCCACCGGGCCGACATGTGGCACCCGGGGACCGTGCGGCGCTGGGCCGACCAGTACGTCCGCCTGCTCGAGCAGGCCGTCGCGCACCCGGACATCCCACTGTCCGGCCTCGACCTGCTGCCCGGCACCGAGCAGCGCCGGCTCGCCGAATGGGCCGCCCCGGTGCGGTCGTACGACTGCCCCGATCGGCTCGAAGAGCGATTCTCCCGGCAGGCCGCCGCCCGGCCGGATGCCGTCGCCGTGGTCGCCGGGGGAGACCGGCTCGACTACGCCACCTTGAACCGGCGGGCCAACCAGCTGGCCCACCGGCTGCGCGCCGCCGGGGTCGGTCCCGAGACGCGGGTCGGGCTCTGCGTCAACCGGGACGCCGACCTCGCCGTGGGTGTCCTCGGCATTCTCAAGGCCGGTGGCGCCTATCTGCCGCTGGACCCCGAGCACCCGCGAGAGCGGCTTGAGTACGTCCTCGCCGACGCGGGCGTCGATCTCGTGGTGGTCTCGCCGGGACCGACCGAGCGAATACCGGTCGACGCCTCCCGTCAACTGCCGCTGGATGACGCATCGCTGGCCGGTCAACCGACCTACGACCCCGCACCGTCCGGCGACGCGGACGCTCTGGCATACATCATCTACACCTCCGGATCCACCGGCCGGCCCAAGGGCGTCTGCATCCCGCACCGGCAGGTGATCCGGCTCCTCGACTCCTGCGAGGACGCCCTCGACCTGCCGCCGGCCGGGGTGTGGAGCCTGTTCCACTCGTACGCCTTCGACTTCTCCGTCTGGGAGCTGTGGGGAGCGCTCAGCAGGGGCGGCAGCGTCGTCATCGTCGACAAGGCCACCGCCCGCGACCCGGATCGGTTCGCCGCGCTGCTGGCGGCCGAGCGGGTGTCGGTGCTCAGCCAGACCCCCGGCGCGTTCCGTAACCTGCGCGCCGCCCTCGGCGAGCGGCGCCCGGCCGACCTGGGCGTGCGGACCGTGGTGCTCGGCGGGGAGAAGCTCGACCTGCCAGAGCTGGACGGCTGGCTCGACGGCCCCGGCGCCGGCGTGCAACTGGTCAACATGTACGGCATCACCGAGACCACGGTGCACGTGACCCACCACACCGTGACCTCCGCCGACCTCATCTCCGGTGCCACCTCGCCGATCGGCCGGGCGCTGGGCGACGTGACGATCCACGTCCTGGACCGGCACCTGCGGCCCGTTCCGGCCGGTGTCATCGGCGAGATGTACGTCGGCGGCGCCGGCGCGGCCCGCGGCTACCTCGGCCGGCCCGGCCTGACCGCCGACCGGTTCGTCCCCGACCCGTTCGACCACCGGCCAGGGGCCCGGCTCTACCGCACCGGGGACCGGGCCCGGCACCTGCCCGACGGGAGCCTGGAGTACCGGGGCCGCGCCGACGACCAGGTGAAGATCCGCGGGCACCGGATCGAGCTGGGCGAGGTGGAGGCGGCGCTGCTGCGCCACCCCGCCGTCCAGCAGGCCGCCGTGGTGGCCCGCGGTGCGCGCAGCGGCGAATACCGGCTCCACGCCTACCTGGTCGTCGACGGTGGGCCGGCACGTGACGAACTGCGGCGGTGGCTGATCGGCCGGTTGCCCGAGCCGATGGTGCCGGCCTCGTTCACCGTGCTGGCGGCGCTGCCGCTGACCGCCAACGGAAAGGTGGACCGCAAGGCGCTGCCGACGGCCGACGGCGCCGAACTGGACACCGCCCGCCGGCACGTCCCGCCCACGACCCCCACCGAGCAGGTCCTCGCCGAGGTGTGGTGCACCGCGCTCGGCGTGCGACAGGTCGGTCTCACCGACCGATTCTTCGATCTCGGCGGCGACTCCATCCTGGCGCTGCGCGTGGTGGGGCTGGCCGAGCGGCACGGGGTGGGCGTCGCACTGCGCGACGTCTTCGCCCACCAGGAACTCGGCGAACTGGCCCGGGCCGTGGACGAGTCCTCCGGCCCGGACGGCGCGGTGGCACCGGCCGGACCGGTGGAGCCGTTCGTCATGGTGGCGCCGGGGGACAAGGACCGCCTCCCGGCCGGCCTGGAGGACGCCTACCCGCTCACCCGGATGCAACAGGGCATGCTCTACGAACTGCTGGCCGATGCCGGCAAGGGCGCTTACCACAACGTGACCAGCTTCCGGATCCAGGAGCCGGCCGGGTTCGACGCCGAGGCGATGCAGCGGGCAGCCGACGCGGTGGTGCGGAGGTACGAGATCCTGCGCACCGGTTTCGACTGGAGCCACTACGACGAGCCCCTGCAACTCGTGTACCCGCAGGCCGATCTCCCGGTCGGCGTGGACGACCTGCGCGGTTCGGACGAGACCGGTCAGGCCGATCGGGTCCGCGGATACCTGCGTGCCGAGGCGGGCCGCTGGTTCGAGTTGTCAGCGGCGCCGCTGATCCGCCTGCACGTGCACGTGCTCAACGACGCCGAGTACCGGCTGACCATCACCGACTGCCATGCCGTACTCGACGGCTGGAGTCTCACCTCGCTCATTGCCGAGCTGGTCGACCGGCACCGGACCGGCGCGCCTGATCCGGAAGAGCCGCCGGTGCCCCGCTTCGCCGAGTACGTGGCGCTGGAGCAGGACGCCGTGGCCGACCCGGCCGCGCGCGCCTTCTGGGACACGATGGTCGAGAACTTCCCGCCGGTACGGCTGCCCCGCCCGGCCGGCGCAGCCGGTGCGGACACCTCCACCTGCGAGGCGCTGCGCAGTTACGGCCACCTGTGCGCCGGCATCGACGCCCTCGCCGCCCGGGCCGGAGTGCCCCGCAAGTCGGTGCTGTTCACCGCCTACTACCGCCTCATCGGGCAACTCGCCAACAGCGACGCCTACTCCACGGGAATGGCTACCAACGGCCGTCCCGAGCAGGCAGGTTCGGAAGCCATGCGCGGGGTGTTCCTCAATGTGGTTCCCTTCGGGGTCCGGTCGGCCGCGACCAACTGGCTGGACCTGCTCCGGGATGTCTTCGCCGCTGAACGGGACGTCATCCCGCACCGCCGTTTCCCGCTCGCCGAACTGCAGCGCGGCCGGTGGGCCGGTGAGGTACTCGTCGACACCGCCTTCAACTACGTCCACTTCCACGGCCTGGACAACGAGCACAAGCAGGAGATCGAGGAGATCGCCCGGACCAACTTCGGGCTGATGGTCACCACCGGGCCGACCGGCGTCTCCTTCGAGGCCGACGCCGGCCGCATGTCGCAGGACGAGGTGGAACGGCTCGCCGACACCTTCTGCGCACTGCTCACCGATATGGTCGCCACCCCGGAGGGCCGTCCCGGCATCCCGGCCGAGACGGCCGGCCCCAGCGCGGTGGAGAGCGCCGACCCGGCCCGGGACGACCGCAGCGTGGTGGCCGTGTTCGAGGACCAGGTGGCCGTCCACCCGGACCGGGTGGCGCTGGCCACGGCTGACGGATCGCTGACGTATGCCGAGGTCAACGCGCGGGCCAACCGCGTCGCCCACCACCTGCGCCGGCACGGCGCGGGACCGGAGCGCACCGTCGGACTGTGCGCCGAACGTTCGGCCGACCTGGTCGTCGGCATGCTGGGCATCCTCAAATCCGGTGCCGCCTACCTGCCGCTGGACCCGCGGGACCCGGGCCGCCGACTCGGCGGACTCGTCGAGGGCACCGGCACGGACCTGGTGCTCGCCCAGCCGATCTGGCTCCCCTCGGTACCCGCGCGGGTCGGTACCGTCGTCATCCTCGCCGAGGAGACCTTCACCGGTGAGCCGACCGTGAACCCGGATCGGCGTCCGGACGCCGAAAACCTGGCCTGTGTACTGCACACCTCCGGCTCCACCGGCCGGCCCAAGGGGATCGCGCTGCCGCACCGCGCGGTCGTCGACACCCTTGTCGAGCAGCCCGAACTCCACCTCGACGCGGCCGCGACGGTCCTGCACCTGAGCAGCTTCAACTGGGACGCGGCCATCTACGAGATCTTCGGGCCGCTGCTGCACGGCGGCGCCTGCGTGCTGTACCCGGCGGAACCCGTCACGCCGGCCGGCATCGTGGCCACCGTCCGCCGGCACGGCATCACCGCCGTGTTCCTCACCACCACCCTGTTCAACCTGGTCGTCGAGGAATGCCTGGAGGACCTGGGCGGGCTGCGGCAGATCATCCTCGGCGGCGAAGCCGCCTCCCCGACCCACGTCCGCGAACTGAACGCCCGCTGGCCAGACATGAACGTCCTCAACGGGTACGGCCCGGTGGAGTGCACCTTCATCGTCACCTGCCACCAGGTGCACACCGTCCCGGCGGACGCCGTCAGCATCCCGATCGGCCGGCCACTGGCCAGGACGACCGCACTGATTCTCGACGAGGCGCAGTGTCCGGTTCCGGTCGGCGTGTCCGGCGAGATCCACCTCGGCGGTCACTCGCTCGCCCGCGGCTACCTCGGCCGACCGGGGCTGACCGCCGAACGGTTCGTCCCCGCCCCCGACGGCCGGCGGCTCTACCGCACAGGCGACCGGGGGCGCCGACGGGCCGACGGCAGCCTCGAGTTCGGCGGCCGCCTCGACGGACAGGTCAAGATACGCGGCCGGCGGATCGAGCTGGGTGAGATCGAAGCGGTGCTCTCGTCACGGCCCGACGTGGCGTCCGCGGCCGTGCTCGCCCACACCGACGGCCCGGGAGACGCCCGGCTCATCGCGTATCCGGTGCCGGCGACGGGCGCCACCGCACCCACCGCCGCCGAACTGCGCCGCTGGCTGCGTGACCGACTCCCCGCCTACCTGGTGCCCACCGCGTTCGTACCGGTGGCCCAGCTGCCGGTGACGGCCAACGGCAAACTCGACCGGGCGGCCCTGCCGGTGCCGGACCGGCTCGTCGAGCCGGAGCGTCGGTACGTGGCACCGCGCACCGGGACCGAGAAGCAGCTGGCCGAGCTGTGGGCGCAGACGCTGCGGCTGGACCGGGTCGGCCTGCATGACGACTTCTTCGACCTGGGCGGCAACTCGCTGGCCATCGTCCGGGTCGCGGCCCGGGCCTGCGACCTCGGACTGCCGGTCGGGGTGGCCGACATCCTGGAGCACCCCACCGTGGCGTCGCTGGCCGCCGCGGTGACGAATCGGGAACCGGCGCGGGCGGGCGACGCGTTGCGCCGGGAAGGCGATGTGCTCGTCGTACTCCGGGACGGCACCGAGCGGCCGCTCTACTGCGTCCACCCGAGCGGCGGCAGCGTCGCCTGGTACCTCCCGCTGGCCAAGGCACTGCCGCCGGGCCGGCCGGTGATCGGGCTGCAGGCCCGGGGCATGGACGGCGGCGTCGACGCCACCTCGATGCGCGGCCTGGCCGAGGACTACGTCCGCCAGCTGCGCGACCACCAGCCGAAGGGTCCGTACGCCCTGCTCGGCTGGTCGATGGGCGGCAACATCGCCCAGGAGATGGCGATCCAGCTCACCGAACTGGGCGAGCAGGTCGACACCCTGCTGCTGCTGGAGCCGGCAGTGCCGGACGAGGCAGGGATGTTCGCCGTCACCGAGGCCCTCGACCTGCTCGACCGGGCGGTGGCCATGCGCGAGGCCATCCGGGAACTCTCCCCGGGGTCCCCGGCCCGGCTCAGCCAGGAACGGGAGCTGGTGGCGACACTGCGCGCCGCTGGTGTCAGCGAGGCGGAGGCCGATCTGGGCTCGGACTGGCCGGTGGCGATGTGGACGGCCCTGCTGCGCGCCGCCGCCACTTACCGCCCGGAGGTGTACGAAGGACCGGCGCACCTGATGGTCACCGCCGAGGCGGCTCACGCGGGCCCGGACCGGCAGTCCGTGGTCGCGGGCGCGAACTACCCGGCCTACGAGCGGCGCTGCCGGGAGCTGTTCCCGGACGTCACCGTCCACCACCTGCCCGGCACCCACCGGAGCATGGTGACCGATCCGGAGGTGGCGGCCGTGGCCGCCGTCGCCGCCGAGCTGATGGAGCACACGACATGA
- a CDS encoding cytochrome P450: protein MTTAGQVADRYLLDDENVADPFPYLAQLRGAAPVHWSPVHRAWLVTGYAPVAACFTEPAVSADRIGPMLAQTPLHLLSPEAARAFKIMAGWMVFVDPPEHRRLRGAFRGAFGARQVRRNRPMVQEAVARLAARARDGRTVTDLVADFARPLPATVAAAWMGVPVEDTAQFQRWALQVGDLALGSVQSAQEHENSQRALLDLFDYLRRLVRQRRDAPQEDLISAALAAGPVGDSVSEDEFVAMLTHIAFAGGETTSNLIAVGTLNLLRRPDQLELLRADPESAPVAVEELLRFDGPSKMSVRQVKTDFELGGRLLRAGQRLYLVTAAANRDPSRFDNPDELDLRRQPNPHLGFGQGAHFCLGAPLARLVAGSALTDLLAAAPDLALTGSAARWQPSLLNRSLESLPVRL from the coding sequence ATGACCACCGCCGGCCAGGTCGCCGACCGTTACCTGCTGGACGACGAGAACGTCGCCGATCCATTCCCCTACCTCGCGCAGCTGCGCGGCGCCGCACCGGTGCACTGGAGCCCGGTGCACCGGGCCTGGCTGGTGACCGGATACGCCCCGGTGGCCGCCTGCTTCACCGAACCCGCGGTCTCCGCGGACCGGATCGGTCCGATGCTCGCCCAGACACCGCTGCACCTGCTCAGCCCGGAGGCCGCCCGGGCCTTCAAGATCATGGCCGGCTGGATGGTCTTCGTCGACCCGCCCGAGCACCGGCGGCTGCGCGGCGCCTTCCGCGGCGCGTTCGGCGCCCGCCAGGTACGCCGCAACCGGCCCATGGTGCAGGAGGCGGTGGCGCGGCTGGCCGCCCGGGCCCGAGACGGCCGCACCGTCACCGACCTGGTGGCCGACTTCGCCCGCCCCCTGCCGGCGACCGTGGCAGCGGCCTGGATGGGGGTTCCGGTGGAGGACACCGCGCAGTTCCAGCGCTGGGCCCTCCAGGTCGGCGATCTGGCCCTCGGCTCGGTGCAGTCCGCCCAGGAGCACGAGAACTCCCAACGGGCCCTGCTCGACCTCTTCGACTACTTGCGGCGGCTCGTCCGGCAACGCCGGGACGCACCGCAGGAGGACCTGATCAGCGCGGCGCTGGCGGCCGGACCGGTAGGCGACTCGGTCAGCGAGGACGAGTTCGTCGCCATGCTCACCCACATCGCCTTCGCCGGCGGGGAAACCACCAGCAACCTGATCGCCGTCGGCACCCTCAATCTGCTGCGCCGGCCCGACCAGCTCGAACTGCTGCGTGCCGATCCCGAGTCGGCTCCCGTAGCGGTGGAGGAATTGCTGCGCTTCGACGGGCCGTCCAAGATGTCCGTCCGGCAGGTGAAGACCGACTTCGAACTGGGCGGCCGGCTCCTGCGGGCCGGGCAGCGGCTCTACCTGGTCACCGCGGCGGCCAACCGGGACCCATCCCGCTTCGACAACCCGGACGAACTCGATCTTCGCCGGCAGCCCAATCCCCACCTCGGATTCGGACAGGGCGCGCACTTCTGCCTCGGGGCGCCGCTGGCACGGCTGGTGGCCGGGTCAGCACTGACCGACCTGCTGGCTGCCGCGCCGGACCTGGCCCTGACCGGCTCAGCGGCGCGATGGCAGCCCTCGCTGCTCAACCGCAGCCTCGAGTCGCTGCCGGTCCGGCTGTAG
- a CDS encoding MbtH family protein, protein MSVDEDNRTYRVVVNHEEQYSIWFTGRELPTGWAPTGFEGPKADCLAHIDEVWTDMRPLSLRLRMADAER, encoded by the coding sequence ATGTCCGTCGACGAGGACAACCGCACCTACCGCGTCGTGGTCAACCACGAGGAGCAGTACTCGATCTGGTTCACCGGGCGTGAGCTGCCGACGGGTTGGGCGCCCACCGGGTTCGAGGGGCCGAAGGCCGACTGCCTGGCTCACATCGACGAAGTGTGGACGGACATGCGGCCTCTGAGCCTGCGTCTGCGGATGGCCGACGCCGAGAGGTGA
- a CDS encoding KamA family radical SAM protein, giving the protein MRVYSHERLERLARDRGMPEEYLRELRVVSSVLPFKVNQYVADELIDWSAAPDDPIFRLTFPHRDMLPPDIFDSMSALHLALAPADVIRKAAREVHDRLNPNPGDQLDANVPTHEGQPLTGVQHKYAETVLVFPSQGQTCHSYCGYCFRWSQFVGNADIRQAASDISRVVSYLSGSPAVTDVLFTGGDPMIMNATVLDRWVAPLLDPALERIRTIRFGTKALSYWPARFTTDRDADDVLRMFERIVAAGRHVAVMAHFSHLRELENPAVREAIRRIRDTGAVIRAQAPVIAHVNDRAQDWAEMWQRLVELGVVPYYMFVERDTGAHSYFSVPLTRVLHIYTEAVRSVSGLARTARGPVMSAAPGKVLIDGIADIGGTEVFTLRLLQARDPLLVGRQFFAHHDPGAEWLDDLRPALGSWWPV; this is encoded by the coding sequence ATGAGGGTCTATTCGCACGAGCGTCTGGAGCGACTTGCCCGTGACCGGGGCATGCCCGAGGAGTACCTGCGCGAACTGCGGGTGGTCTCCTCGGTACTGCCGTTCAAAGTCAACCAGTACGTCGCGGACGAGCTCATCGACTGGTCCGCAGCCCCGGACGACCCGATCTTCCGGCTGACCTTCCCGCACCGGGACATGCTGCCGCCCGACATCTTCGACAGTATGTCGGCCCTGCACCTGGCCCTCGCACCGGCCGACGTCATCCGCAAGGCCGCCCGGGAGGTCCATGACCGGCTCAACCCCAACCCCGGCGACCAACTGGACGCCAACGTGCCGACCCACGAGGGACAGCCGCTGACCGGCGTCCAGCACAAGTACGCCGAGACGGTCCTGGTCTTCCCGTCGCAGGGGCAGACCTGCCACTCCTACTGCGGCTACTGCTTCCGCTGGTCCCAGTTCGTCGGAAACGCCGATATCCGCCAGGCCGCCTCGGACATCAGCCGGGTGGTCTCCTACCTGTCCGGCAGCCCGGCCGTCACCGATGTCCTGTTCACCGGCGGCGACCCCATGATCATGAATGCCACCGTGCTGGACCGGTGGGTCGCCCCCCTGCTCGACCCGGCCCTGGAGCGCATCCGCACGATCCGATTCGGCACCAAGGCCCTTTCCTACTGGCCGGCCCGTTTCACCACCGACCGCGACGCCGACGACGTGCTCCGGATGTTCGAGCGCATCGTGGCCGCCGGCCGGCACGTGGCCGTGATGGCCCACTTCTCCCACCTCCGCGAACTGGAGAATCCGGCGGTGCGCGAGGCGATCCGGCGCATTCGCGACACCGGCGCCGTGATCCGGGCTCAGGCGCCGGTCATCGCGCACGTCAACGACCGGGCCCAGGACTGGGCTGAGATGTGGCAGCGGCTGGTCGAACTCGGCGTGGTGCCGTACTACATGTTCGTCGAGCGTGACACCGGCGCCCACAGCTATTTCAGCGTGCCGCTGACCCGGGTCCTGCACATCTACACGGAGGCCGTCCGGAGCGTGTCGGGGCTGGCCCGGACGGCCCGCGGGCCGGTGATGTCCGCCGCTCCCGGCAAGGTGCTCATCGACGGCATCGCCGACATCGGCGGCACCGAGGTGTTCACGTTGCGGCTGCTGCAGGCCCGCGACCCCCTCCTGGTGGGCCGGCAGTTCTTCGCCCATCACGACCCGGGCGCCGAATGGCTCGACGACCTGCGGCCGGCGCTCGGCTCATGGTGGCCGGTGTGA
- a CDS encoding MFS transporter, translating to MRPNSEDAVATTRTERPPSLWRNRAFNLLWGSQCLSDLGSAMANLAMPLLVLQLTGSPTQAGLVGTTSLLVGLVCRLPAGVLADRLDRRRLMIVCDGFRIVAYAVLWGAVLAGEAGVTMVLVVVVGGAAANALFSTVEHAAVRNLVPSTELATAVARNEARSYGTSLAGPPLGGLLFGLGRSLPFLGNALSYLLSLVAVLLIRQPMQQPREQSAQSGGAAGVEGLRFVLGNPFLRALLLIAAPLNMAFTGMMFAIVVSLQRAGASSFVVGLASTIFGLGGFLGAFAAPALQRWMRLPTLILVLCWVSAGLIAVSSLFSTGVLAAVPLAAAVFLGPTANSALFGYQAAITPDHLQGRVVSVILLVAMSATALAPGLAGLLLAHFSSGTVMLVFALILAVSAVTATFGSGIRTMSTEP from the coding sequence ATGCGGCCGAACAGCGAGGACGCCGTCGCCACGACACGGACCGAGCGGCCACCGAGTCTGTGGCGCAATCGTGCCTTCAACCTGCTCTGGGGCAGTCAGTGCCTCTCCGACCTGGGCAGCGCCATGGCCAACCTGGCCATGCCGCTGCTCGTGCTCCAGCTGACCGGGTCCCCGACGCAGGCGGGTCTGGTCGGCACGACCAGCCTGCTGGTCGGCCTGGTCTGCAGGCTGCCGGCCGGCGTGCTCGCCGACCGCCTCGACCGGCGCCGATTGATGATCGTCTGCGACGGGTTCCGGATCGTCGCGTACGCGGTGCTGTGGGGCGCGGTCCTGGCGGGCGAGGCCGGCGTGACGATGGTGCTGGTCGTCGTGGTCGGCGGCGCCGCGGCCAACGCGCTGTTCAGCACCGTGGAGCACGCCGCGGTGCGCAACCTGGTCCCCTCGACAGAGCTCGCCACGGCCGTGGCCCGCAACGAGGCTCGATCGTACGGGACTTCACTGGCCGGTCCGCCGCTGGGCGGCCTGCTGTTCGGGCTGGGACGGTCGCTGCCGTTCCTCGGCAACGCGCTGAGCTACCTGCTGTCGCTGGTGGCAGTGCTGCTCATCCGCCAGCCGATGCAGCAGCCCCGGGAGCAGTCGGCCCAGTCCGGCGGCGCGGCCGGGGTCGAGGGGCTGCGGTTCGTACTGGGCAACCCCTTCCTGCGTGCCCTGCTGCTGATCGCCGCGCCGCTCAACATGGCTTTCACCGGCATGATGTTCGCGATCGTCGTGTCCCTGCAGCGGGCCGGGGCCTCATCGTTCGTCGTCGGCCTGGCCAGCACGATTTTCGGTCTGGGCGGATTCTTGGGCGCCTTCGCCGCGCCCGCCCTCCAGCGCTGGATGCGGTTGCCGACACTCATCCTGGTGCTCTGCTGGGTCAGCGCCGGGCTGATCGCGGTGAGCTCGCTGTTCTCGACCGGTGTGCTGGCGGCCGTGCCGTTGGCCGCTGCGGTCTTCCTCGGTCCGACGGCCAACTCCGCCCTCTTCGGCTACCAGGCGGCCATCACCCCGGACCACCTCCAGGGCCGTGTGGTCAGCGTGATCCTCCTGGTCGCCATGTCGGCGACGGCGCTCGCACCCGGGCTGGCCGGGCTGCTCCTGGCGCACTTCTCCAGCGGGACCGTGATGCTGGTCTTCGCGCTGATACTCGCCGTATCTGCGGTCACGGCGACCTTCGGCAGCGGCATCCGCACCATGTCCACCGAACCCTGA